Proteins co-encoded in one Heptranchias perlo isolate sHepPer1 chromosome 9, sHepPer1.hap1, whole genome shotgun sequence genomic window:
- the tyw3 gene encoding tRNA wybutosine-synthesizing protein 3 homolog, with protein MESFRLGKEQRLQRGDLSKKGRVDEEIAELVNYVNGSERYCSTSSCSGRILLLGGSDQTEVQKQNCSWLFVTHQKCQKEDVVAGLQKVRDNAVLKFEPFVLHVQCRKMEDAQLLHSVAINSGFRNSGITVGRKGKIMMAVRSTHCLEVPLCHRGKLLVSEEYIDYLVHVANQKMEENQRRIERFYTGLRSSISAVAPPEQPGEKGNRVASVYTRRRRQRTTEKERGSGEPTAHSDGENDLVFLMGTM; from the exons ATGGAGTCCTTCCggctggggaaagagcagaggctgCAGAGAGGCGACCTGAGCAAAAAAGGGCGGGTGGACGAGGAGATCGCCGAGCTGGTGAATTATGTGAACGGGTCGGAGCGTTACTGCAGCACCAGCTCCTGCTCGGGCCGCATCCTCCTCCTGGGG GGCTCGGATCAAACTGAAGTACAGAAACAGAACTGCTCCTGGCTATTTGTGACTCACCAAAAGTGCCAGAAAGAAGATGTG GTTGCGGGGCTGCAGAAAGTACGTGACAACGCCGTGCTTAAATTTGAGCCGTTTGTTCTACACGTCCAGTGCAGAAAAATGGAGGACGCACAACTCCTG CACTCTGTGGCTATAAACTCAGGCTTCAGAAACTCTGGGATCACAGTTGGCAGGAAAGGAAAAATAATGATG GCTGTTCGCAGCACCCATTGCCTGGAGGTTCCTTTGTGCCATCGAGGGAAACTATTGGTGAGTGAAGAGTACATCGATTACCTTGTTCATGTGGCGAATCAGAAAATGGAGGAAAACCAAAGGCGGATAGAAAG GTTTTATACTGGTCTTCGATCCTCCATAAGTGCTGTAGCTCCTCCTGAACAGCCTGGTGAAAAGGGGAACAGAGTTGCTTCAGTGTACACTCGCAGAAGGAGACAGAGAACCACAGagaaagagcggggaagtggaGAGCCGACAGCTCACAGTGATGGCGAAAATGACCTTGTGTTTCTGATGGGTACCATGTGA